ATAAACCACATCCACTTATTTTTGCTCTTTACTACCCTCAATAGTAAGAATCAACAAATTATGTCTTTCTTTGTTCATGTCAAGATCAAAGGAACCTCATTCGGTTGGATCAGATGTGTCCACACCTTTTCCACTAAATAGTGAACATACTTTGGTAAGTCTTCAAAACCAACacaaaatacaaataaaaataaaaataggaaacaataacatatttaaaaaattattgaGGAACATAATTTGACTAGAAACACAAATAAGAACAATTACAAAATTAAAAGAAGGCCTCATACTGGTTGCAATGAGTTTTCTTCAATGCAGATTGTATTTTCATGTTCTCACTCTATTCGACTCCGTTTAGGTTACAATATACTGTTTTTTATTCTCATTATATATGTTTTGAGTCCACCCATCGCAAAAGTGAGCCATATCAATAATCAAAAGGAAGATTTGTAGATTTTGCACAAAAAGAATTCCTATGTAGGTTTTGCACAAAGAGTATTCCTACAACAACAAAATACAATATTACCCTATATATGAGGATAAGAAATTATATAAATTCTTAATAGCTCTACAAAGGTACAATATGAGTAAAGAATGAGAAACTAGAAATACAGAAGAAAGGCAgtatcatgaaaaatgtagtCGACATACTAGCAAATACATCCTCTTAACCCCGAAGCTTCCCATCAAACACATGACCCCACAAAATCTAAAATCTACGGCCATTAGCTTAATCAAGTGTAATAATGGAGAAAGACCAATAGATTACGAACATCATAAACGTATGATAGAGAAGGTCTAAACTTATCCTCAGgatggagggagagagagagagagagagagagtccatCCTAGGAGGGAGGATGATCAAAATTGTACTGGACTGAAAAATCAACAAAATTTGCCCACAACACATCAGTGGGCTAATTAATCATCCTCAAGAATAACATGAATCGAAACTAGAAAAAACGACAACCATTCTAAACCGAGTGAAAATGTAAGGAAAAAGCACCCGAGTGATATATAGAAATGCCGCTATGGAATTTATGTGCGAACAACTAAGAACTAAATGATGTTCCTTAATGTATTCATAAGTTTAAGTTAAATACCAAATATATAATAATCTTCACAGTAGTGAAATATACTACTATTTTAAGTATCTAATAATCACGAAATGATAGAACAAAATTatacaagaaaaataaatacTAGCTAACAAGAGGTGCAAACATCACAAGCATGTAAGGCCATGCTAAACTTTAAATCCACCAACATATATATCAAATGTAACATAATCAAATATTACCGCATAGGCCACATTTCTCATCCACACATGACCTGACGAATTAACCATGTCTTCTTCCGAGCACTCAATAGAACAAGGCAATGGAAGAACACATACAAAACAAAAATAGCTTATGAAAATGACCACCAAATAGAAGTGCTGAAAGAAAATGGCCAGATGCAAGCCTCCACAAACATGACACTAAAAAAGTAACATTGAATTCAAGGAAAATTACGAAGCCGTCACAACTCCATCGGACATCAGGTGCTCTTCGACTGCCCTTCCTCTGACGATTTGGTGTGGGTGTGGTGTAGTTTTACTCTTGCTTGACTGCAATGGGGTTGGAGCATCAATTGCGGTTGTGGCACCAACACAGCTCGACTCCTTCTCGCACTGACTGCCTGAGGCGTCCGCAGGTGTAGCAGAAGGTAGCAAGGCACCTGCAAATGGTGTCAAAACAATAAGTGCAACGTGTTAGAGAGATTATCATTGGGCCTAGTAGCCTAGTATGAATATAAGTCAAACAGACAGGTTGGTAAGTAATAATCATCGGAGGAAGTAGAATTGATATAAGAAACAAAATGGCATGCATAAACATGATAGCAACCAAAAAACCAACATCAACAGAGGCAAGAGCATGATTTCCTAACATCTTATGTATTACAACAAAGAAGAGAGTCTAAATGTGAATGACATTGCAAATTGGGCAAGGATGGCTTTGGGCCATCATCCCCAACCTTTGTGAAATATATTAAGCCCAATTCTACAAAAACacgaaagtttttttttactttataCTGCAACTGTTTCATGTGCAAATTACAATATTCAAGTAGGATTCCTACTCTTTTTATTTGCCTTTTATGTAGTGAAAGGATAATTCTTAGATACAGCTAACAAAGAacaaaataattctaaatatGTACACAAACAATTGTTCTACCATTTATATGAAGCTATATGCTAATAAAAGAATCAAGTATAGTAATGATGTAACATACTCCTATATGGCAAGCATACACATCCTAAACAACTTGAATTTCAAACATGGACAAGATGTTCACTTAAAAAATGCTGATATGCACTGCAAAAATCATGTTTATGCTAGCACATAAAAAGTTCCTGAAGATACACATGGTAAAAAAATTATCCTATTTATCAACCATCTGCAAAATCAACTTAACCTAGCAAATAAATAGTTACCCCCAATACACAAATAGAGCATAAATTATTAACTAATGAATGTTCTACCATTTACATCAAGTTTTATGCTAACAATGTATACTATTGCTGAAACATATATGGCAAGGTATTCAAATCTAAAACAATATGTAAAACTAAAAAATAGCCAGTATTACACTAGATTGTCAAGTGTGATGAAGTAGGCATGCATTTTTTTCCTAATAATGTCGTAGGACAAATTCCAGACACGCCTCTATTTAATAGGTATTTGATGGAGCAATGGAATTTAGCAAACACAAAGTTTAGACAAGTAAACATGATGAGAAGAGGCCAAATACCTGCATGTCATGACATTGCAGCCACTATTCCTGTCCACAAGCATCCTGCACCGGGGACACTGCTTCCACCGGCGCTCattggcaagcttcttcatgagttTGTCTTCTAGCCCCTTGGTGCAGTCGTGCTGGCCACTACCATTGGTGCTCCAATCCATGCTACATGTTGTGCACATTTGGCAGTTGCACACCGGGCACGATGCCTGGGATGGTGTCGTGTTGGCACAGGTGCTCTCAAGCATGATCCTACACTTGGGGTTCGGACAGTAGACACGCTTATTCAGTGGGATGGCATTCTCAGTGAGCTTGTCGCTCCAATTGCAGAACACGGCAAAGTCAATGGAATTCTTACAGTCTTCTGGCTGTAGGATGCCATTGCCCTCTTCATTGCAAGTTGGGTCAGGGCACGGTATCGGCACCTTACCAGTGTGGACCCTACCCTCAATGTATGTGCCCATGCACTGCACGCAGAACTTGTGGGGGCATGACATTCCGTGGAAGATGTCGAAGATGAGAAGCGTCTCTAAGCAGATGCCACAGTCGAACTTGGCAACATCATCATCGGTGAGAGGGGCCACCCTCAGTTTCCTTCTTATTGATGGGCTAGGTTCATCTGGGTTGAGTTGAGATGGATAGTGGCCCCAATTCTTTTTGATGTATTGTAGGGATAGTTCAGGATCGTCTTCCTCTATAGAGGGATGGTGGTCACCGAGTTCCTCCTTGGGTACTTTAGATCTGGAAAGTTGTAGTGGGGGTGGAATTTTATCGGTTCCTGGATCCACCATATTCTCCATCTTTTGAGCGTCATAGATGATGGACTTGTATGAGCCATTGTTATCCCCTTCGTCCATGCTAGGATAGATGTCCTGGGAGTCAGCGCTAGTAAATAGAGCTTGCCTTGTTGCGTTGTCAAGATCATTGGCAGGTGCTTGAGTCCTTGTTTCCAAGGGAACTGTTCTATCATTGCGCTCTTTTTGAACCATGATGGAAATATAGTCCACATAGTGCTCATCCTCATCATTGAAGATGCCATTGGAGTGACTGACATCCTCTTCGTCCTTAGTGGCTTGAGGGGCCGTTGTTGTGATGTTGGTGTTGCGAGGGAGGTCCTTGTGGAGGGGGCGTAGTTGCTGCACCATGGCATTCATTGGCAGTAGGAGGGGCTGCTCAATGTCGTCTTCCACCTCTTccatctcctcctccatggtagcATCTAGTGTGCCTGCCTCCAAAATGCCCATTATGGCAGTGCCATCACGGACAGCTACATCTTCCTTCGAATTTGGTATGGCCACGAGCTCCTGTGTGTGGCTGTGAGCATCCTCCATGTCGGCGTCCTCAATTTCCATGACCACGGCATGGTGGATGATGGCTTCCTCCAACAATTTCTTGTGGTTGATGAGGGGATTGAATTTTTCTTCATCCATAATATCTCATAAGATTTGGGTTTAAGACGGTGATGATCCCTGGACCATGAGCTACATAATAACATAGTGGAAATGTGGGTGAAAGATTAACTTAAGAGAATCATTGACCATTTTAGAAAAATCTTTAGTTTTTTTTGTAGAAATCATCCATCTTCTCTTCAAGTGATTGAAGGGTTGCTTATTTGTCAGCCAAATTTCATACTAGTTgcactaaaaaaattaaatctaGTTTCCTTAACCTATCGCTATACCTCACTCATCTAGTTTTTCCAAGAACTCCACCGCTCGAACAAATCGGTGGATTGTGGCCCCCTCCGCCTCCAGCTGCTCCACTTCTTGAAGCCCTACTTCTGTCGGACATGGAGATGGTGAGGCTGACCAATGCCCTCATCGCTCTTGTCCCATGCATTTCGTCTCACTTCCATGACCAATCCAACATCGCTTCCTCCATTCTAGCACAAGCTCAAGTGCCACAATTCCCCTACCTTCCACCTAGATCTGGTGACATAAGTGCCATCAGATCCATCACCATCCACTTCACCACTAACCAATCAAACAAGATAAACCAGTAGCCTCT
This portion of the Panicum virgatum strain AP13 chromosome 2N, P.virgatum_v5, whole genome shotgun sequence genome encodes:
- the LOC120662681 gene encoding uncharacterized protein LOC120662681; this encodes MEIEDADMEDAHSHTQELVAIPNSKEDVAVRDGTAIMGILEAGTLDATMEEEMEEVEDDIEQPLLLPMNAMVQQLRPLHKDLPRNTNITTTAPQATKDEEDVSHSNGIFNDEDEHYVDYISIMVQKERNDRTVPLETRTQAPANDLDNATRQALFTSADSQDIYPSMDEGDNNGSYKSIIYDAQKMENMVDPGTDKIPPPLQLSRSKVPKEELGDHHPSIEEDDPELSLQYIKKNWGHYPSQLNPDEPSPSIRRKLRVAPLTDDDVAKFDCGICLETLLIFDIFHGMSCPHKFCVQCMGTYIEGRVHTGKVPIPCPDPTCNEEGNGILQPEDCKNSIDFAVFCNWSDKLTENAIPLNKRVYCPNPKCRIMLESTCANTTPSQASCPVCNCQMCTTCSMDWSTNGSGQHDCTKGLEDKLMKKLANERRWKQCPRCRMLVDRNSGCNVMTCRCLATFCYTCGRLRQSVREGVELCWCHNRN